The following are encoded together in the Lathyrus oleraceus cultivar Zhongwan6 chromosome 3, CAAS_Psat_ZW6_1.0, whole genome shotgun sequence genome:
- the LOC127130893 gene encoding uncharacterized protein LOC127130893, with amino-acid sequence MDIGRKNTQKYSFRCPDLKELRKLASYVDDPKDFRDCFGRLLSVLSTDVEDGLLCTLVQLYDPVCRCFTFPDYQLLYTMEEYAYILGILVSDWVPFCGLEGILEPQVIAGAIHLKKSDVDANLTVKGGIRGLTSKFMIEKAFAFANFNSMVVFEDIITLLIYGLVLFPNIDNFFDLNAIRIFLVGNHAPTLLGDTYFSIHHRTSKGNRTIVCYAPLLYKWFILHLSQPPIF; translated from the coding sequence ATGGATATTGGAAGAAAGAATACTCAGAAATATAGTTTTAGATGTCCTGATCTTAAGGAATTGAGAAAGCTAGCATCTTAtgtggatgatcctaaggatTTCAGAGACTGTTTTGGAAGACTTTTGTCTGTTCTATCTACTGATGTTGAAGATGGTCTTCTTTGTACTCTGGTTCAGTTATATGATCCTGTCTGTCGGtgtttcactttccctgattatcagcttTTATAtaccatggaggagtatgcttataTTTTGGGTATACTAGTTTCGGATTGGGTTCCTTTTTGTGGTTTGGAAGGGATTCTGGAACCTCAAGTTATTGCTGGAGCTATTCACCTGAAGAAATCTGACGTAGATGCTAATCTCACTGTCAAAGGAGGTATCAGAGGGTTGACTTCAAAATTTATGATTGAGAAAGCCTTTGCTTTTGCTAATTTTAATAGCATGGTGGTCTTTGAAGATATTATTAccttgctcatctatggtttggttttgtttcctaacattgacaatttttTTGATCttaatgctattaggatctttttgGTTGGTAATCATGCTCCAACTTTGCTTGGTGACACCTATTTCTCCATTCACCATAGGACTTCTAAGGGAAACAGAACTATTGTCTGTTATGCacctttgttgtacaagtggtttattttgcacttgtCGCAGCCTCCTATCTTCTAA